A genomic window from Limisphaerales bacterium includes:
- a CDS encoding acyl-ACP desaturase, with product MEGFVSGQLGLLDSLEECWQPQDLLPNLTAEDWADQVGEFREPAKGLSDAVLVVLVGDMVTEEALPTYQSLLNGFEGIGDKTGTDESPWAQWTRGWTAEENRHGDLLNKYLYLTGRVDMRAVELTIQNLLRNGFDPGTAQDPYKGFVYTSFQERATKISHKNVAQLARAEGDDGLQAICSAIATDEARHEKAYTNFMGHIFEQDPNGAVLAFRDLMRDQIVMPSHLMEDGEGPGLFESFSTVAQQLGVYTANHYAEIVKHLVRRWNVEHLTDLTGESAEAQDYLCRLGARYAKLAERSLRRAPKTESREFSWIFNRTV from the coding sequence ATGGAGGGCTTTGTCTCCGGCCAGCTGGGGTTGCTGGATTCACTGGAGGAATGCTGGCAGCCGCAGGATTTGCTGCCAAACTTGACCGCCGAAGATTGGGCGGATCAAGTCGGGGAATTCCGTGAACCCGCAAAGGGCTTGTCCGATGCCGTGCTGGTGGTTTTGGTGGGCGATATGGTGACGGAAGAAGCGCTGCCCACTTACCAATCATTGCTGAATGGATTCGAGGGAATCGGTGACAAAACCGGCACGGACGAAAGCCCGTGGGCGCAATGGACGCGCGGCTGGACCGCGGAAGAAAACCGGCACGGCGATTTGCTTAATAAATATCTGTACCTCACCGGCCGGGTGGATATGCGCGCGGTGGAGCTGACGATCCAAAATTTATTGCGCAACGGATTTGATCCCGGCACGGCGCAGGATCCGTACAAGGGATTTGTTTACACCTCGTTTCAGGAACGGGCCACCAAGATTTCGCACAAAAACGTCGCCCAACTCGCGCGCGCGGAAGGCGATGACGGATTGCAGGCCATCTGCAGCGCCATCGCCACCGATGAAGCGCGCCACGAAAAGGCGTACACCAATTTCATGGGCCACATTTTCGAGCAGGATCCCAATGGCGCCGTGCTGGCGTTTCGTGATTTAATGCGCGACCAAATCGTAATGCCCTCGCATCTGATGGAAGACGGCGAGGGCCCCGGCTTGTTCGAAAGTTTCTCAACCGTCGCCCAGCAACTCGGGGTGTACACGGCAAACCATTACGCGGAGATTGTGAAGCACCTCGTCCGCCGTTGGAATGTGGAACACTTAACCGACCTCACCGGTGAGTCCGCCGAGGCGCAGGATTATTTATGCCGATTGGGCGCGCGTTATGCAAAATTGGCCGAGCGAAGTCTGCGCCGCGCGCCGAAGACGGAGTCGCGGGAATTCAGCTGGATTTTCAATCGCACCGTATAA
- a CDS encoding NIPSNAP family protein produces MKRILPFFAFLLLAAGVLAEDTRCYELRIYTAAEGKLEALNARFRDHTCKLFEKHGLTNVGYWVPVDQSDNRLIYVISSPSREAHKKSWQAFLNNPDWKKAYKASTQDGALVAKVDSIFMSATDYSPFVKPVITKKIRTFELRTYTTAPERLKNLHARFRDHTCKIFENHDMTNVAYWTPMDANQGKSNTLIYIISHFGNTDQAKKNWSGFGGDPAWKKARAASEADGKILSRRPERIYLNATDFSPIK; encoded by the coding sequence ATGAAACGCATTCTTCCTTTCTTTGCATTTTTGCTGTTGGCCGCTGGGGTTTTGGCGGAGGACACGCGCTGTTATGAGCTGCGTATTTACACGGCGGCCGAGGGTAAGCTCGAGGCACTCAATGCGCGATTTCGCGACCACACCTGCAAATTATTTGAAAAGCACGGGCTCACCAACGTGGGATACTGGGTGCCGGTTGATCAATCCGATAACCGGTTGATTTATGTAATTAGCTCGCCCAGTCGGGAGGCACACAAGAAATCATGGCAGGCCTTTCTGAATAATCCAGACTGGAAAAAGGCGTATAAGGCCTCAACCCAAGATGGTGCGTTGGTCGCCAAGGTCGATAGTATTTTTATGAGTGCCACCGATTACTCACCCTTCGTAAAGCCCGTCATAACCAAAAAAATCCGTACGTTCGAGCTGCGCACCTACACCACGGCCCCTGAGCGGTTGAAGAATCTACATGCACGATTCCGCGACCATACTTGTAAGATCTTCGAGAATCATGACATGACGAATGTCGCCTACTGGACGCCAATGGATGCCAACCAGGGTAAATCCAATACGCTGATCTACATCATTTCCCATTTCGGCAATACGGATCAGGCCAAAAAGAATTGGAGCGGCTTTGGTGGCGATCCGGCTTGGAAAAAAGCCCGAGCTGCCTCCGAGGCCGATGGCAAAATTCTCTCCAGACGGCCAGAGCGCATTTATCTCAACGCCACGGATTTTTCGCCCATCAAATGA
- a CDS encoding DUF4339 domain-containing protein gives MRIALFIAPLFFLMLTEKADAFVWSFGGEKFEKVEDLPDTDDYRNENGVYQDAYVIYKHGWILWIPLWNWDARYVLSSGGGMYYEFANKSDVALLALTYGPPDKAIPFWESVGGKILWGVVLLIWAFVKFGGGMIASFRNTSQQTAYVQHPPPSIGFPKEILISRNGQQYGPYSHEQAKAMLSSGDLIDSDNAWFQGAEGWMPLHQVPGIR, from the coding sequence ATGAGGATTGCTTTGTTCATTGCTCCACTGTTCTTCTTGATGCTCACAGAAAAAGCAGACGCGTTTGTATGGTCATTTGGGGGTGAAAAATTCGAGAAAGTTGAAGATTTACCCGACACTGATGACTACCGTAATGAGAATGGAGTATATCAAGATGCTTATGTAATATATAAACACGGTTGGATTTTATGGATACCATTATGGAATTGGGATGCACGTTATGTGCTATCGAGCGGCGGAGGAATGTATTATGAATTTGCTAATAAATCCGACGTAGCCCTGCTGGCCTTAACATATGGCCCACCCGACAAGGCTATACCGTTTTGGGAGAGTGTCGGCGGTAAAATTTTGTGGGGTGTTGTTTTGTTAATATGGGCATTTGTTAAGTTTGGTGGCGGTATGATCGCATCTTTCAGAAATACTAGTCAACAAACAGCATACGTTCAGCACCCTCCACCTTCGATAGGTTTCCCAAAAGAAATCCTAATCTCGAGAAATGGCCAACAATACGGGCCATATTCACATGAACAAGCCAAAGCGATGCTCTCATCTGGGGACCTTATTGACTCTGACAATGCTTGGTTTCAGGGCGCCGAAGGTTGGATGCCCCTTCATCAAGTTCCAGGAATCAGATAA
- a CDS encoding acetyl xylan esterase: MKYLMNGMAALALLLVAGNLKAEEAKHVFILSGQSNMQGHRPQEAFTPAVEKALGKDNVIVVQDALGGQPIQRWYKNWTSPEDVKPAKTGDLYDRLMAKVRPAVKGHQLKSVTFIWMQGERDAKMKWGPVYAESLVGLHLQVCREFERTDVNFIIGRLSDFDLKNTRYPHWTMVREAQVKIANRAKNYAWVDTDDLNDGKNRAGREIKNDLHYSAEGYKTLGKRFAEAALKIIQK; the protein is encoded by the coding sequence ATGAAATATCTAATGAACGGAATGGCCGCACTGGCGTTGCTGCTGGTGGCGGGGAATTTGAAAGCCGAGGAGGCGAAGCATGTCTTCATCCTGTCCGGCCAATCGAACATGCAAGGGCACCGGCCGCAGGAGGCCTTTACGCCCGCGGTGGAAAAGGCCTTGGGCAAAGACAACGTGATCGTGGTGCAGGACGCACTGGGCGGGCAGCCGATTCAGCGTTGGTACAAAAATTGGACCTCGCCGGAGGACGTGAAGCCGGCCAAGACCGGTGATCTGTATGATCGGTTGATGGCCAAGGTGCGTCCGGCGGTGAAGGGGCACCAACTCAAGTCAGTGACCTTTATTTGGATGCAGGGCGAGCGCGACGCGAAAATGAAATGGGGGCCGGTGTATGCCGAGAGCCTGGTGGGCTTGCACCTGCAGGTGTGCCGGGAGTTTGAGCGGACGGACGTGAATTTCATCATCGGTCGGCTCAGCGATTTTGATCTGAAAAACACTCGGTACCCGCACTGGACGATGGTGCGTGAAGCGCAGGTGAAAATCGCCAATCGCGCGAAGAATTATGCCTGGGTCGATACGGACGATCTGAACGACGGCAAAAATCGCGCCGGCAGGGAGATCAAAAACGACCTTCATTACTCGGCCGAAGGCTACAAGACCCTGGGCAAACGCTTCGCCGAAGCCGCGCTAAAGATCATCCAGAAATGA
- a CDS encoding M24 family metallopeptidase, translated as MQEPGKRFATGGGEILEREVFTVEPGLYSAIHGGVRVEDMVAVTADGHENFNQLHSGLDWK; from the coding sequence ATACAAGAGCCGGGCAAACGGTTTGCCACGGGCGGCGGCGAGATTCTGGAGCGTGAAGTGTTCACCGTGGAGCCCGGCCTGTACTCGGCCATCCACGGCGGTGTGCGCGTGGAGGACATGGTGGCGGTGACCGCCGACGGGCACGAGAATTTTAACCAGCTCCATTCAGGACTGGATTGGAAGTGA